Proteins encoded by one window of Lates calcarifer isolate ASB-BC8 linkage group LG5, TLL_Latcal_v3, whole genome shotgun sequence:
- the LOC108875805 gene encoding uncharacterized protein LOC108875805: MDKDMEDTEKIVDSLISDVIEQAAQAQSFGLEELFAEPLKVRPAEADEDKVMEIPSGPSEEDGRTLVSQGGNEAAADQTVVMNSSTMSLVIMRFFQSLTEEQWREVSEGVFNRDVKEKLIDMCVDVLKFTSDSVIRNVLESLAQSSTSSDTFTLKTPSEIQRSVESSFSQAVCDIVGTDIPVRISPEFTEAIATAVLEVVTPVLSVAVQASVDERSTIATAPASLQVSKDKVAKKTLAGAISTMKSLLTGRGAVIKRRVMSQQGLEPNKDEETPATGRNKKKNESVWRRCFRLKRKIQPFPQEDSNGANGAQKGKQESRSPLTTSSITEDPPLAETTTGEIQEEEETNFSNSSSKLD, translated from the exons ATGGATAAAGACATGGAGGACACTGAGAAGATCGTTGACTCGCTCATCTCAGACGTCATTGAACAGGCTGCTCAAGCTCAATCTTTTGGTCTGGAGGAGCTATTTGCTGAGCCTCTTAAGGTGAGACCTGCAGAGGCTGACGAAGACAAGGTCATGGAGATACCATCAGGACCTTCAGAAGAGGATGGACGTACTTTGGTTTCCCAGGGAggaaatgaagcagcagcagaccagACAGTCGTCATGAATTCCTCCACCATGTCTCTCGTAATAATGAGATTTTTCCAGAGCCTCACTGAAGA GCAATGGAGGGAAGTCAGCGAGGGCGTTTTCAATCGAGACGTGAAGGAGAAGCTGATTGACATGTGCGTGGATGTGCTGAAGTTCACCTCAGACTCAGTCATTAGAAATGTCTTGGAGTCACTTGCTCAGTCATCCACCTCATCTGACACCTTCACCCTGAAGACCCCCTCTGAAATCCAGAGAAGTGTGGAGAGCTCTTTCAGCCAGGCTGTCTGTGATATTGTCGGGACAGACATCCCCGTTAGGATTTCACCTGAATTCACAGAGGCCATAGCAACTGCAGTACTTGAAGTGGTCACCCCGGTCCTCTCCGTGGCCGTACAAGCCTCAGTGGATGAACGGTCCACGATCGCCACTGCTCCTGCCAGCCTCCAGGTGTCAAAGGACAAAGTAGCCAAGAAGACTCTGGCAGGAGCTATTTCCACCATGAAATCCCTCCTTACAGGGCGAGGCGCTGTGATCAAAAGGAGGGTTATGTCCCAACAAGGGTTGGAGCCTAACAAAGATGAAGAGACACCAGCCACAGGAcgtaacaaaaagaaaaatgaatctgtGTGGAGGAGGTGTTTTAGACTGAAGAGAAAGATCCAGCCATTTCCACAGGAGGATTCAAATGGAGCGAATGGTGCTCAAAAGGGCAAACAGGAGTCCCGCTCTCCTCTTACAACATCCTCCATCACAGAGGACCCACCCCTGGCTGAAACTACGACTGGTGAGAtccaagaggaagaggagacaaacTTCTCTAACAGCTCCTCAAAG TTG